One region of Ornithorhynchus anatinus isolate Pmale09 chromosome X5, mOrnAna1.pri.v4, whole genome shotgun sequence genomic DNA includes:
- the NYAP1 gene encoding neuronal tyrosine-phosphorylated phosphoinositide-3-kinase adapter 1 isoform X1, whose protein sequence is MNLNLLYRKTKLEWRQHKEEEAKRSAGKEAGPTGPGSGPGSGSGPGVRVRDIASLRRSLRMGFMTMPAASSQEHAPHPCRSALAPRSLSCHSVGSVDGGAGGGGGGDGGARRPPAKPRRHPTTKLSMAGLGPEVPPSKKTGPQKPVPEGRDCSRKVPPQKPKRSPNTQLSVSFDESCPEVAGSRAGAGVGPAAPPRSGRGGRGAAGDPDPGGREEEPVYIEMVGDVFRAGGRGGGDGGRGGGGGGGGDGGGGAGGGGAGGTPGPAPQDSDSEESEAIYEEMKYPLAEEGADGRANGALPPPAAAAPSPAPHPPPHPLRLLQRRPASALQPRRDGGPAKTPPCCDIPPPFPNLLQHRPPLLAFPQAKPAGPAGPARVPGDGASRLPVLCHAKEPAGPGPVVQVPGREPDAPPPPPAVAAVAHVLPAPPSGRARSHSTPLPPQGKAQPRGERDLPTSHSVICPRAPGPGPAALPAAAAPPDTAVAYTMVYSAVKVTAHSVLPAGPEPQAEKEIAVLHGMLCAGGRPPPPPPPPPPPPPGPPAKGGLAALHLHHHHLHHHLLHHHHHHLLHHHHHLHRPGCLVASPQGLPDPAGPLGPPWTYPAGAGSKRPPAYESLKAAGAGPAKGCGTPAPLVKIQLPERGEGAFASIACAHLLARAGTPEDGEEAGDGDGDGEEVGAAFGAGWALQRKVLYGARKAKELDTEGSEGARAWAWAGRADPPAKAEREEKGLPPSAIPVRSQGAEGLLARIHAGGDRGGGGRTGLPVPCQTFPACHRNGDLTGGYRLGRSASTSGVRQAALHTPRPCSQARESPSQMHPALPQPLPLPLPLPLPQPPPPARERDGKLLEVIERKRCVCKEIKARHRPDRGLCKQESMPILPSWRRGPEPRKAGTPPCRRQHTVLWDTAI, encoded by the exons atgAACCTGAACCTGCTCTATCGCAAAACCAAGCTGGAGTGGAGGCAgcacaaggaggaggaggccaagaggag cGCAGGTAAGGAGGCGGGGCCGACGGGACCGGGATCGGGACCGGGATCGGGATCGGGGCCCGGGGTCCGGGTGCGGGACATCGCCTCCCTGCGCCGCTCGCTCAGGATGGGCTTCATGACGATGCCGGCCGCCTCCTCCCAGGAGCACGCCCCGCACCCCTGCCGCAGCGCCCtcgccccccgctccctctcctgcCACTCGGTGGGCAGCGTGGACGGCGgcgccggagggggagggggcggggacggcggggCGCGGAGACCCCCGGCCAAGCCCCGCCGACACCCCACCACCAAGCTCAGCATGGCTGGGCTCGGGCCCGAAGTCCCCCCGAGCAAGAAAACCG GCCCTCAGAAGCCGGTCCCGGAAGGCCGAGACTGCAGCCGCAAGGTCCCCCCGCAGAAGCCGAAGCGCAGCCCCAACACCCAGCTCTCCGTCTCCTTCGACGAGTCCTGCCCGGAGGTGGcgggctcccgggccggggccggggtgggccccgccgcccctccgcgctccggccgcgggggccggggggcggccggggaccccgacccggggggccgggaggaagaGCCCGTCTACATCGAGATGGTGGGGGACGTGTTCCGGGCcggcgggcgaggaggaggagacggaggccgaggaggaggaggaggaggaggaggagacggaggagggggcgcggggggagggggcgccgggggcacccccggcccggccccgcaggACTCGGACTCGGAGGAGAGCGAGGCCATCTACGAGGAGATGAAGTACCCGCTGGCCGAGGAGGGGGCGGACGGGAGGGCCAACGGGGCcctcccgccgccggccgccgccgccccctccccggccccgcacccgCCCCCGCACCCCCTCCGCCTGCTGCAGCGTCGCCCCGCCTCCGCCCTCCAGCCCCGCAGGGACGGGGGTCCCGCCAAGACCCCGCCGTGCTGCGACATCCCGCCGcccttccccaacctcctccaGCACCGGCCGCCGCTCCTCGCCTTCCCGCAGGCCAAGCCGGCCGGTCCCGCCGGCCCCGCCAGGGTCCCCGGGGACGGGGCGTCCCGCCTGCCCGTCCTCTGCCACGCCAAGGAGccagccggccccggccccgtcgtCCAAGTGCCTGGGCGGGAGCCGgacgccccgccgccccctcccgccgtcgCCGCCGTCGCCCACGTGCTGCCCGCGCCGCCCtcgggccgggcccggagccaCTCGACGCCGCTGCCCCCGCAGGGCAAGGCTCAGCCCCGTGGGGAGcgggacctccccacctcccacagcgTCATCTGCCCCcgcgccccggggccggggccggcggccctCCCGGCAGCGGCGGCGCCCCCGGACACGGCGGTGGCCTACACCATGGTGTACTCGGCCGTCAAGGTGACCGCCCACTCGGTCCTGCCGGCCGGCCCGGAGCCCCAGGCGGAGAAGGAGATCGCGGTGCTGCACGGCATGCTGTGCGCCGGCGgcaggcccccgcccccgccgcccccgcccccgccgccgcccccgggacccccggccaaAGGAGGCCTCGCCGCCCtgcacctccaccaccaccacctccaccaccacctcctccaccatcaccaccaccacctcctccaccatcaccaccacctccaccggCCCGGCTGCCTGGTCGCCTCCCCGCAAGGCCTCCCGGACCCCGCCGGGCCCCTGGGGCCGCCCTGGACCTacccggccggggcggggtccAAGAGACCCCCGGCCTACGAGAGCCTgaaggcggccggggcggggccggccaaGGGCTGCGGGACCCCGGCCCCCCTGGTGAAGATCCAGCTGCCCGAGCGGGGCGAGGGCGCCTTCGCCAGCATCGCCTGCGCCCACCTCCTGGCCAGGGCGGGGACcccggaggacggggaggaggcgggggacggCGACGGCGacggggaagaggtgggggcggCGTTCGGGGCGGGCTGGGCCCTGCAGAGGAAGGTCTTGTACGGCGCCAGGAAAGCCAAGGAGCTGGACA CAGAGGGGTCggagggggcccgggcctgggcctgggccggcCGCGCGGACCCGCCGGCCAAAGCGGAGCGGGAGGAGAAGGGGCTCCCGCCCTCGGCCATCCCCGTGAGGAGCCAGGGGGCCGAGGGCCTGCTGGCCCGAATCCACGCCGGAGGAGAccgaggcggcgggggccggaCGGGGCTCCCCGTGCCCTGCCAGACCTTCCCCGCCTGCCACCGCAACGGAG ACTTGACGGGGGGCTACCGCCTTGGGCGCTCAGCCTCCACCTCCGGGGTCCGCCAGGCAGCCCTCCACACCCCGCGCCCCTGcagccaggcccgggagtcgccCAGCCAG ATGCACCCCGCGCTGCCCCAgccgctgcccctgcccctgcccctgcccctgcctcagccgcccccgccggcccgggagCGAGACGGGAAGCTGCTGGAGGTCATCGAGCGCAAACGCTGCGTCTGCAAGGAGATCAAGGCGAGGCACCGTCCGGACCGGGGCCTGTGCAAGCAGGAGAGCATGCCCATCCTCCCCAGCTGGCGCCGTGGGCCTGAGCCCCGCAAGGCCGGGACCCCACCCTGCCGACGCCAGCACACCGTCCTCTGGGACACGGCCATCTGA
- the NYAP1 gene encoding neuronal tyrosine-phosphorylated phosphoinositide-3-kinase adapter 1 isoform X2, with translation MNLNLLYRKTKLEWRQHKEEEAKRSAGKEAGPTGPGSGPGSGSGPGVRVRDIASLRRSLRMGFMTMPAASSQEHAPHPCRSALAPRSLSCHSVGSVDGGAGGGGGGDGGARRPPAKPRRHPTTKLSMAGLGPEVPPSKKTGPQKPVPEGRDCSRKVPPQKPKRSPNTQLSVSFDESCPEVAGSRAGAGVGPAAPPRSGRGGRGAAGDPDPGGREEEPVYIEMVGDVFRAGGRGGGDGGRGGGGGGGGDGGGGAGGGGAGGTPGPAPQDSDSEESEAIYEEMKYPLAEEGADGRANGALPPPAAAAPSPAPHPPPHPLRLLQRRPASALQPRRDGGPAKTPPCCDIPPPFPNLLQHRPPLLAFPQAKPAGPAGPARVPGDGASRLPVLCHAKEPAGPGPVVQVPGREPDAPPPPPAVAAVAHVLPAPPSGRARSHSTPLPPQGKAQPRGERDLPTSHSVICPRAPGPGPAALPAAAAPPDTAVAYTMVYSAVKVTAHSVLPAGPEPQAEKEIAVLHGMLCAGGRPPPPPPPPPPPPPGPPAKGGLAALHLHHHHLHHHLLHHHHHHLLHHHHHLHRPGCLVASPQGLPDPAGPLGPPWTYPAGAGSKRPPAYESLKAAGAGPAKGCGTPAPLVKIQLPERGEGAFASIACAHLLARAGTPEDGEEAGDGDGDGEEVGAAFGAGWALQRKVLYGARKAKELDKGSEGARAWAWAGRADPPAKAEREEKGLPPSAIPVRSQGAEGLLARIHAGGDRGGGGRTGLPVPCQTFPACHRNGDLTGGYRLGRSASTSGVRQAALHTPRPCSQARESPSQMHPALPQPLPLPLPLPLPQPPPPARERDGKLLEVIERKRCVCKEIKARHRPDRGLCKQESMPILPSWRRGPEPRKAGTPPCRRQHTVLWDTAI, from the exons atgAACCTGAACCTGCTCTATCGCAAAACCAAGCTGGAGTGGAGGCAgcacaaggaggaggaggccaagaggag cGCAGGTAAGGAGGCGGGGCCGACGGGACCGGGATCGGGACCGGGATCGGGATCGGGGCCCGGGGTCCGGGTGCGGGACATCGCCTCCCTGCGCCGCTCGCTCAGGATGGGCTTCATGACGATGCCGGCCGCCTCCTCCCAGGAGCACGCCCCGCACCCCTGCCGCAGCGCCCtcgccccccgctccctctcctgcCACTCGGTGGGCAGCGTGGACGGCGgcgccggagggggagggggcggggacggcggggCGCGGAGACCCCCGGCCAAGCCCCGCCGACACCCCACCACCAAGCTCAGCATGGCTGGGCTCGGGCCCGAAGTCCCCCCGAGCAAGAAAACCG GCCCTCAGAAGCCGGTCCCGGAAGGCCGAGACTGCAGCCGCAAGGTCCCCCCGCAGAAGCCGAAGCGCAGCCCCAACACCCAGCTCTCCGTCTCCTTCGACGAGTCCTGCCCGGAGGTGGcgggctcccgggccggggccggggtgggccccgccgcccctccgcgctccggccgcgggggccggggggcggccggggaccccgacccggggggccgggaggaagaGCCCGTCTACATCGAGATGGTGGGGGACGTGTTCCGGGCcggcgggcgaggaggaggagacggaggccgaggaggaggaggaggaggaggaggagacggaggagggggcgcggggggagggggcgccgggggcacccccggcccggccccgcaggACTCGGACTCGGAGGAGAGCGAGGCCATCTACGAGGAGATGAAGTACCCGCTGGCCGAGGAGGGGGCGGACGGGAGGGCCAACGGGGCcctcccgccgccggccgccgccgccccctccccggccccgcacccgCCCCCGCACCCCCTCCGCCTGCTGCAGCGTCGCCCCGCCTCCGCCCTCCAGCCCCGCAGGGACGGGGGTCCCGCCAAGACCCCGCCGTGCTGCGACATCCCGCCGcccttccccaacctcctccaGCACCGGCCGCCGCTCCTCGCCTTCCCGCAGGCCAAGCCGGCCGGTCCCGCCGGCCCCGCCAGGGTCCCCGGGGACGGGGCGTCCCGCCTGCCCGTCCTCTGCCACGCCAAGGAGccagccggccccggccccgtcgtCCAAGTGCCTGGGCGGGAGCCGgacgccccgccgccccctcccgccgtcgCCGCCGTCGCCCACGTGCTGCCCGCGCCGCCCtcgggccgggcccggagccaCTCGACGCCGCTGCCCCCGCAGGGCAAGGCTCAGCCCCGTGGGGAGcgggacctccccacctcccacagcgTCATCTGCCCCcgcgccccggggccggggccggcggccctCCCGGCAGCGGCGGCGCCCCCGGACACGGCGGTGGCCTACACCATGGTGTACTCGGCCGTCAAGGTGACCGCCCACTCGGTCCTGCCGGCCGGCCCGGAGCCCCAGGCGGAGAAGGAGATCGCGGTGCTGCACGGCATGCTGTGCGCCGGCGgcaggcccccgcccccgccgcccccgcccccgccgccgcccccgggacccccggccaaAGGAGGCCTCGCCGCCCtgcacctccaccaccaccacctccaccaccacctcctccaccatcaccaccaccacctcctccaccatcaccaccacctccaccggCCCGGCTGCCTGGTCGCCTCCCCGCAAGGCCTCCCGGACCCCGCCGGGCCCCTGGGGCCGCCCTGGACCTacccggccggggcggggtccAAGAGACCCCCGGCCTACGAGAGCCTgaaggcggccggggcggggccggccaaGGGCTGCGGGACCCCGGCCCCCCTGGTGAAGATCCAGCTGCCCGAGCGGGGCGAGGGCGCCTTCGCCAGCATCGCCTGCGCCCACCTCCTGGCCAGGGCGGGGACcccggaggacggggaggaggcgggggacggCGACGGCGacggggaagaggtgggggcggCGTTCGGGGCGGGCTGGGCCCTGCAGAGGAAGGTCTTGTACGGCGCCAGGAAAGCCAAGGAGCTGGACA AGGGGTCggagggggcccgggcctgggcctgggccggcCGCGCGGACCCGCCGGCCAAAGCGGAGCGGGAGGAGAAGGGGCTCCCGCCCTCGGCCATCCCCGTGAGGAGCCAGGGGGCCGAGGGCCTGCTGGCCCGAATCCACGCCGGAGGAGAccgaggcggcgggggccggaCGGGGCTCCCCGTGCCCTGCCAGACCTTCCCCGCCTGCCACCGCAACGGAG ACTTGACGGGGGGCTACCGCCTTGGGCGCTCAGCCTCCACCTCCGGGGTCCGCCAGGCAGCCCTCCACACCCCGCGCCCCTGcagccaggcccgggagtcgccCAGCCAG ATGCACCCCGCGCTGCCCCAgccgctgcccctgcccctgcccctgcccctgcctcagccgcccccgccggcccgggagCGAGACGGGAAGCTGCTGGAGGTCATCGAGCGCAAACGCTGCGTCTGCAAGGAGATCAAGGCGAGGCACCGTCCGGACCGGGGCCTGTGCAAGCAGGAGAGCATGCCCATCCTCCCCAGCTGGCGCCGTGGGCCTGAGCCCCGCAAGGCCGGGACCCCACCCTGCCGACGCCAGCACACCGTCCTCTGGGACACGGCCATCTGA